In Panicum virgatum strain AP13 chromosome 5K, P.virgatum_v5, whole genome shotgun sequence, the genomic window CTCGCATTCTCTTCTTACTTAAATGACATGGCAGTGCTCCTGCCCGAattttcgaaaaaaaagaaaaggagaattCAGCCTTTGTATATTAGGTATGTTTGAACAGAGAAAGGACTGAGAAACAATAAATCACATTATACTCTTGTGCGGTCTTGCTGATTCCAAATAACGAACACGTGTGGGATATATATTGGAAGAAGGGAACAATATCACTACTACTAATACATAATGAACGCTTGAATAGCAGTATGAGCTCGATCACAGGAGAACTATGTACACATTCCACGCGTGCATTACTACGAGACGACGACACTTATGTGTGGGAAGGGCTACGTACAATTCCCCTGTAGTTTCACGTATACGGCCTGCTGTGCCTATACACATCACCACTACAACGTCTATACTTCGATCTCCCcggaaattaaataaaccagCCATCCTGTGCTTTGACGTCCGGCGATCGATCGAGCGCCGGTACGCTGGGCGCGAGATATGCAAGCAGCTAGCAGAGTGGATCCGATCCGATCCATATCTAGCAGGCGTTCGAGTTCCGGGGCACCCAGCAGCAGTGCAGGCCGTAGGGCATCGCGTACGGGAACTTGGCCCGCGCGACCTCCTGGAACGTCTTGGCGTCCAGCACCAGCGCGTAGGCCGACCCGTCCCTGGCGCTCACCATCGAGATCGCCACCCCTGCCAAGGTTGTTTTCCAAGAACCAAATAAAACATGTCAGGCACGGCACAAGCCGCGCAGCTGagggatgcatgcatgcatgctgtgTGCGATCGAGCCCAAGGAGATCTCGAACAGTACTAACCGTCGTCCTCTTCCACGGCGCCGGGGCGCGGCACGAAGAAGGGCTCGGACGGCACGGTGCCCTCCTCGTACCAGTTCTTGGCCGTCTTCTCCACCATGTCGATCTTGGTGAGGGTGTTGGGGAAGTTGCACGGCCGGTGGGCGCCGCAGGCGTAGGCGTACCGGTACTTCTTGCCGACGTGGGCCGGGTTGATGCTGCACATGTCCATCCCCCGGCCGTGCTCCTCGGggtccagcgccgcctccagctcccCGAACGGGCTCCCGTCCAGCGGGATCCTGAACCGGCCCACCCTGTTCCAACCCATCAGAGGAGCCAGCCCATGTGGTGAGAAATAAACGCAAATCTATCCAGCAAAGCAAGTGGTactaaaaaaaaagagcaagTGGTGTGGTAGTAGCAGGAATTGAAGGAGCCGCAGGCTAGTAACTAATAACCACCGTACCTGGCGTCGGGGAGGACGTCCTGGCCGGCGAAGGATCGGAGGTTCTGGAGGCGGAGCTTGTCGAGGATGGAGGTGTCGGCGTTGTGCTCGCAGCAGTCGGCGACGATGGCCGTCACGCGCCCCTCCTCGTCCGTCTCCTCGTACGCGTTGATGAAGTGGAACGTCACGTACGGCGGCACCTCCACGCTGGCCACGACCCTGCCGCTGGCCTTGCACATGACGTGCATGTAGCTGCCGGACTCGAGGTGCCACTCGAACTTGTACAGCGGCGTGGGCTCCGCGCGGAGGAGGTTCTTGGCGCAGTACCGGAGCGGCATCTCCGGCACCACCACGTAGTGCTCGGTGACGGGGAACGAGTGCACCCACCCAGGCGCGGGGCCGCCGCGGCAGTCCACCCTGCCGACGAACCGCCGCTCGTTGGTCCCGGCGTCCATCCTCACGACCGAGTAGCCCGGCCGGATCAGGTCCGGGATCAGCGTCCAGAACTCGGTGGCGGTCACGATGGGGTGCGCCGAGTGGATGAGGCCCCCCAGCTTGTCCGAGAACTCGAACCTGCCGAGGGTGTCGAGCGTGTCCGGGTCGACCACGATGGAGCCCTTGATGGTCTCCGTCAGGCAGAGGACGCGGCCGTCGCCGAGGCAGACGACGCCCGTGTTGGAGTTGTCGGTGAGCGAGGAGCCCGAGAAGAGGGTGGCGAGCTGGCCCACGGCGGAGAGGAAGCTATCGGGCTTGGGCACCTCGGAGAACTCGCGGTAGCACACCTTgccgtgcgcgcgcgccgccttGTACGCCTCCGACTCGATCTGCCGGTGCGCGCCCACCGCGCGCCCGTTGCGGAACGAGACGCGCACCAGCGTCGCGTACCCGTCGAACAGGTGCCGGAAGCCGTAGTCGCCCAGGTTCCACAGGCCCGGCCCGTTCCTCAGGTACGTGCCGTCCTGCAAACAGGAGGTTAGTTAGTTAGCCCATCATCATGGTCGTCGATCGCGTGGTTTAAACAATAATAATTAGACTGACGATTAGTACAATAGCAATCACATCTTGGCGAGCAGATTATTAGCAGCCGAATATGATCCGCAAGGAACCGTATTATTATATTGCACGTACGAGCACCGgctttaatttgttttgtttATGCAGGGTCACTTTCAGATTAGCAGCACACGCACGTAGAGTCAAATGGAGTCGTAGGATAAAGACAATCAAATTGGGAGGAACTCATCGCTTGTGGAAGTTGTGGTTAGGGGACAGCTAGCTGTAGCCTAGCAACAAGGTTTTGTAGACGCAGCGTTTTCTCCTCAAGGCTGCTGGGGGGAGGGAGCAGAGCATGCAAGCAATGATCACAGGACAGCGACGCCATTGTCGCGGCTGCCATGAGTAGAAACAACAGAGAATCTTGGTATATATGTTGTTCCCCGCTAGCATCGTGAGTGCCAAGATGCCATTGCCACCGATCTCCGATCCCTTTCGGTAGGCCTCGCCTAGGGTAAGCCAGTGTCGCCCTCGCGTTCGTTGATCTGATCGCAGCTAAGTAATAGATGTGGGTAAGCAAGTGCGCGATTCTACAACCGCTGATCCAATGAAAAATGACCTAACATTACTGTTCCGACGCCCGTGCGTACGGGCCCAAACCGATGGCCCAAAAGGACCCTATTTGGCTCAAGCTCAATACATTTCTTTAGTTTACGTACCTTCTGTGCACAAATGTTTGGTGCTCCATGCACTAAGCTAGATGATGCGTGTACGATGAAAATGGTTATGTTAATTCAAAAGATTTTGTTCCACACGGTAGTATATATGAGCTGATCTAAAAGTAGCTGTGCCgactccctctctcttttttatgttcttcattcttttcttttgtagagGAAGATATGCTTGTCTTTGCCTATGTGTATTGGAGATGATCTGAGAAAAGTGTCATTTTGTAGATACATGGACTGGGGCACTGGGCGGACTTGGAACCAAAGTAACGGAAAGGATTCAGATTCTCCAAGAAAAAGCGTGGCTAACCTTAGCTTAGAACACTCGAAAAATGTTATAGAAATGGAGAGGTTACGGTCGGTTCAAGAATCATCAAAAGGAGTTATAGTTATCACAAAAAAGCCACCAGATCAATCACCCTTTtccaaaaacaaataaaaggcAGATCAAAGACAGCGCGCACGCATGCATGGCGAAGGAAGTGGTACCCACCAGCCAGAGCGGCAGCTCCCCTTCCACCTCCAGGGCCCCCTCCCACCTCTCCTGCCGGACGCTCTTCCACGCCGCGtgcccgctgccggcgccgcggcctccacggcggcgcggggcgtcGACGACCGCGGGCCTACCCGCCGGCAGGGCCGGGGCTgcgaccggcgccggcgccggcgtctcCGTCGCGGCGCTAGCCGCGAGAGGCTGCGCCACGGCGCGCTTGCCCTTGCCGCCCCCCTGCTGGCTGGTCGCCAGACGACCGGGCACCGCCGCGCCACTGCTGCCAGCAGGCcgcccggcggcgacgccggaCATCGCCGCGAATACACTGAGCGACGATGCCATCGTGGGAGACATTGCGGGAGTAGGGTGCTCGATCTAGCTAGGGCTGCGCAGCAACTCTGTGGTGGTGTGGGCGTGTGGCGTGCACTGCTAAGATTTTGGTTCGGTTCGGGACGGGTTCGTACTCGTCGAGAGGGCGTATATATAGCCGCCGGCCggaggatggaggaggaggaggcgacgacgGGGCCGGGGGATGGAATGTAACAGCATCTTAAACATGTCATCATGTGCATCTTAAAGCATTAAGCATAATTAGCTCGCAATTAAGGAGAAAATTAAACCTTAGGCTAATCCACTATTTTGgtaatggcggacagtccgccactatacggcggacggtccgcgaccttGCCACGTGGCCGACCACGGTTCACTTTGGGCACATCGCATTCACTACCACGTCACCCtacccgcggacagtccgcgcctcactcgcggacggtccgctagcgCATCTCCGATGCGTGTCACGCGCGCAGAGTCTGGGCGCCACGTCTCACccccgaccccacctgtcagcccgaCCCTCCATCACCTGGGAGCCTTCTcccagctctctctctccctcattcACTCCCCTCACCTTCTCTCTCAAGCTccaagccatggaggagctccccCATCTTTCCCACCATTGAagcccctccacctcgccggagcaccACCGGAGGACGCCGGAGAACGACGCCGACTAGCTGCACCACCCcgatcttcatcttcttccttggggAGGAGCTTCCCCCAACGAGTTCCTCTTCcacttcatcttctccttcaagcctcaagcaaggaggacgaccccgagctaCTCCAAGCCTTCCCCGACGACTTGAAGCCCTTGCCGGTATCCTACTCGACGCCGGTGAGTGTTTCCCCTCCCCGATCCATTCCCCATTGTCCTAGGATTGAAGCCAAGAAACTCACCTAGAGCCCAATCACCATTGATGACCTAGAGCTTCGAAACCCTAATGCATGTGCGATTTGGTTACCAAAGTGAACTCCCTAGACTCCCAGGAATCTCTAGGAACAAACCCCACCCCAAACCGTGGTCggaatcgccggcggcgaactcgccggtgaGCCTCGGCCGTGTCGCAGATGGTCCGCCCGAcatggccggacggtccgccagctcCTGACCAAATCAACAGAGCCCCTGCACGATTCTTAGCCTTTCACAAATTGAGAGCCGAACGGTCCGCTTAACCTACGCGGACAGTCCACGATTTAGTCAGAGGGCATGTTTTCCACCCAGCACGGTCCGCGACTGAccgtggacggtccgccgttcagACCGGACAGTCCGCTCATTCCACatggacggtccgcgatttagtcagagagcatgttttcaccCAACGCGGTCCGCACCTGACCTGCGGAAGGTCTGCCAAATTGTCCGTCGTTTAgagccggacggtccgcttctcccaagccggacggtccgcatttAGTTGTTCTTTACCCTTACACTTAGCTATGATTATTCCACATATGTACTATATGTCTAGACCCTTTTATCATAATTTTACAATGTTAAATCATACCTTCTCATACCATTTGCATACAATGTCAATCATTCATGGTATATTATTTATCATGCATCATTGCACTCGTGTAGAGACCGTGACGCCGGAGCAAGAGGAGCTTGAACCGGAGATCGTTGGAGACTCTACTCCCGTCGAGACTCAAGGCAGGCCCCTAAGCATTTCTTACaccctattttggatcaatgaagtatatgtgtcttgtttgcgcatgagttattttatatatatatatatcattgattGCATAGAACCTATTTGATGCATTATGAACCTTGATTAGGATATCATCTTTAGATGAGTATGCTTGAATAGGTGTCACGAACTatatgcttagccatgcttagctacggtacaagacgagaggtggccaggtcaccaccactcgcgagctatagggtgtttgattaatttacatgattagtcaagaatggataaaagttgagcaaatatgaaagataattCGGACTTCGGCAAGTATGATAGGGCCATGTTGGGATGGAGCTCACATGGTTAGtcttgcttgagttgattaaggaccgatgtgtaatcgctttgatacttgagcacctttccgtacaAACCACATACTATATAATGGTACGGTAAGCCAACTAACATaagtcacaccttgccttgatcaGATTCGGTGCGAGTTGTGATGGAGTGCGATCGGCTTTTccggtgcacttgtccttctCGACCGTTCGCTCATAGTCGGTTGTGTTTATGCGAAaggttgaggcatgaatcaacacttatccttggccgtgggtatggtcgttggtcttgttctcgtgtgggaaaagttgtgcacccctgcagggttttcgatctattgcaatagtcgcgctctcggacattgagcacgctcttgtactttgactttaacgtagagttaccgagcaagttcatggaagattgagcttATGATTTATGAACATTTTACTTATGTAATTATTTGATGCATGCTCTAGAGATCATAGATGCTATGCCTTTTGCTTATtacaacttgatcaaagttagatgtctttatgcaaaagttaaataccgtaccctatccttgctactaaccaaatgcattctccttgaggtcgggaTATTATATACCCATATTGGGTAAGccctgcgagtaccttttgtactcatggtGCTGTCGTTAAGTTGATGCAGGTGAGGCGCAGCCGGAGGCCGTGTTCGGCTACTTCTACCCCGCGgacggaggtgcgggtgaggagtagatggccggtggctATGTGAAGGACACTTATTTTGTTTTGTGTATGGAGTGCCAGTAGTAgaactttccgctgcaaaaacTCTGAAGACTTGTTGTATTAAACTTTGAACAGCTTTGTAATATGATCTCGTGTGTTGGACGTGCCTATGTAATGGTGTTACTGTTGTGCTcgtggagtgtgtttaaatcctgggcggtgctcatgacacattccaAGGACTACCGGGGTTGGTTCCCTCTAATCAAATTGATCAATGGACGATGACTCGATTAGACGGGATCaacttgggctggttcctcacaGCATGGCATCAGAGCTATGGTTGCATTCCATGCATGATTACTACTAAAACTTGATGTGAGGCACGCTTAGAAACCTAATGGTAATCACTAATTATGAAGTACTTGTAAAAGTGTGACTTATCTAAGGTTATATTTCTTATATGGTGTATATAACTCGTAACTTTCCTAGAGCTGATATTCTTACCTTATGGGCTGCACATTAGTTGTTATAAATATGTTCACTAACTTATCTTGTCTTGCTCATGATAGATGAACGGGAACTTGGGCCAATTGGTCATGGTGACTCGGGCCGAGGAGGTGGAAGGCTTTCCTCCACTCCTTGCCGAGATGCTTTGGAGAGGCAACTTCTCGCGGAGGCCGGAGTATTCGGTCTTTGCGAGGGGACTTGGGCTGGGCATGATGGACTACGTTGTCACCGTGTTCATCCCAAGACGCTTTGTTGAAGGGGTCACGGAAGCTCACAATATTTCAGCTCATGGAACTTCAATTGAGATGGCAATCCAAGAAGTGGCGTACAAGGCTATGGCGATTCTCCGCCAAGAAGTGATCGAGTTGGAGCGTCACCCATTCACTCACTTCCCAATTCAAGGACCATTGCAAGGTGTGAATGTGTTTGAGATGGGAATGGGAGGTGCTAGCTTGTATGAAAGACGTATGTCCGAGTTGGTGGCGGCACAAGACCGAAGCCTCCGTTGCATTCGAGAGGAGTTGAGGGAGACAAGACGTCGGTTCAATGAGTTGCAATGCACCGTGGATATGTATGTTCGCATGGGCCGCGTGCCTCAAGATGTGTTGTATGAGCCCAATGATTACACCCCACATGAGGCGGCACCATTGGAGCTTCGCTTTCCTTTAGTTCAAGACATATATCTTCCTCAACATGTGGTGGGGCAAGCACGTATGTCCAATGGGCTGCATGTGCGCCGCTTTGCCTCCACAACTTTGACTAGAGAGATCATTTTTTGTGGTGAACATGCACCCCTCACTCACCCGGAGAACCCCGAAGACACCGGATCCCCTCATTATCACCTTCTTGATGACTTCCCACCATACTTCGCGAGAGGTCCCTATGGTCCCTTTTAAATATTTATGTAATCCTATGGCGGTTATGAGACTCCTCGAGTTATTTAACTCATTGTAATGTATCACTTGTTTTATGTAATCGAATAGTTAATTGGTGAGACCGTGTGAGACACTAGTTAGCTATATGCCTATGTAATGTACTACTATATATTATCTATGTGGACCTCCGTTATGTTAGTTGTGTGCCGTGTTATTTATGCGTATGGCTGCGACATGTCATCATTTATTATCACTCATGCATGTTTCTTTTAAGAATATGGAGGGTACTAGATATTTGATTATGGTTATTTTCTATGGGTGATCATTAGTGTTGTCCAAAATCCTTTAGTCTCATTGTTTCTTGATCCATCCTATCTATGATGTCAAATTCTATTCTCACACATTTGTGGTTGATATCTTACATAGTTGTGCAATTTTATTTGTGCAATTGTACTATATCAAATTTTTCTTTCTCCCGGTCGCTAACTTCCTTTGTGGTTGGCGGCAGGATGGTCGGAAACTCTGATGCCGGTGGTGAGAATGGCGAAccgcctctccctcctcctcctcctcccttgcaCCCAACCCTTGTGGAGATCCTTAGAAGGTCGGAGGAGAGCCGACAAACACAAAATAAGATTATGCAGGCCATTGTGCAACACTTGGGTGGGCATGGACATGGTGGTCAACGCCATGGTCATTCCGCTTTCATGGCCACCGACCCTCCTATCTTTCGTGGATCAAAGGAGCCTTTGGATGCTGATTTTTGGCTGCGCGTCATAGAGCAAAAATTTGGTCTTATTCAGTGCAATGATCAAGAGAAGGTCAATTATGCGGCTCATCAACTTCGTGATGCCGCCGGAGCTTGGTGGTATGGATACATGGCACAAGTTGGTGAAGGTCACCAAGTGACTTGGGCTGAATT contains:
- the LOC120708024 gene encoding carotenoid cleavage dioxygenase 8 homolog B, chloroplastic produces the protein MSPTMASSLSVFAAMSGVAAGRPAGSSGAAVPGRLATSQQGGGKGKRAVAQPLAASAATETPAPAPVAAPALPAGRPAVVDAPRRRGGRGAGSGHAAWKSVRQERWEGALEVEGELPLWLDGTYLRNGPGLWNLGDYGFRHLFDGYATLVRVSFRNGRAVGAHRQIESEAYKAARAHGKVCYREFSEVPKPDSFLSAVGQLATLFSGSSLTDNSNTGVVCLGDGRVLCLTETIKGSIVVDPDTLDTLGRFEFSDKLGGLIHSAHPIVTATEFWTLIPDLIRPGYSVVRMDAGTNERRFVGRVDCRGGPAPGWVHSFPVTEHYVVVPEMPLRYCAKNLLRAEPTPLYKFEWHLESGSYMHVMCKASGRVVASVEVPPYVTFHFINAYEETDEEGRVTAIVADCCEHNADTSILDKLRLQNLRSFAGQDVLPDARVGRFRIPLDGSPFGELEAALDPEEHGRGMDMCSINPAHVGKKYRYAYACGAHRPCNFPNTLTKIDMVEKTAKNWYEEGTVPSEPFFVPRPGAVEEDDGVAISMVSARDGSAYALVLDAKTFQEVARAKFPYAMPYGLHCCWVPRNSNAC